aattaatttctttgtcgtctctctcttttttacgatcgaatatatatttatctcatctcaagtgcaaaaatttttagggatttcaagcaactcgaacagacaTCGTTAGGTTgaatccaatttcctgcgtaagaaacgctgtgtacatgtagtaatacatgtattggtaacacatgtattcTTAACTTAAATAAGcaaaacaaaattgaattttaatttaataaactattaattataatattaatattagtacTTTTGTGTTAATTAGAATTAGTATCTTGGAATgatgaatatacatataatgctaCTATACTACTTtaagggtgctttccagctacgacacaagtcgacactgtgtaacagtGTCCATTAATGTGAGtgagacaactaaaattttctctcttacactaatacacactgtgttacacaatgtcgacttgtgtcgaagctggaaagcaccctaaGACGACTCAAGTCTTAGAGAATTTATTATACGAACGATGTCTTCAACAATCTTTTAACACACAAAGCATTATGATTTATTGAATtagtagttttaaaaaaatatattctaaggctcaatgcacacagggcgcgtcaacgcgttacgcgtggcgaatagccaatcattttttcgtttttatgacaaaaaataagaaagcaaattAATCTGAACGATTGAGCAATTAATTTCCcaaaaaaacatagaaaaataaaaataatgtcaattagatcaaatttgttattttttggtCAAATCATGatgaaaaattaagtttaactaattttacattattcaaaTTGACATTATTTACTTTTCTGTTCTCCTTGGATTTTTAATGTGTTAATGTAAATCAATGTCATCTTACCGGTCGTAACATTTATTCCATCTCTGCATACTTTACGCCACTCCTCAGCAAACGGTGCATTTTTCGGaaatgagaaatatttaatcactAAACCTTCTTTTTTAGTTTTCCTGTATGAATTAGTGCAACCTTTTATTGCACAATACATTTTTTCCGAAAAGTATTAATGCTTTCCGACAGTAACTCTACAACGTTATTCGTATGTATCTGCTCCTTGATTTTTCGACAATAACATATGTCATATGTCATATGTATCACGCATGATCACGCTTTCGATAGCGGACAGCCACATGTTATCGACTTATAGAGTCGAAGCGTTCGTTCAATTTTCGCGCGAATGTGACGTCAGCTTGATACATCACGTGATGCGCAGAGAGGTCTTAAGGCTCGAACCCCGGAAGAGCATACCCTTGTCTTTCTACCATGAGTGAAGAAGGGTGCtctccagctacgacacaaatcgacactgtgtaacacagtgtctattagtgtaagagagaaaattttagttatctcactcacactaatggacactgggtgctttccagctacgacacaagtcgacactgtgtaacacagtgtccattagtgtgagtgaaacaactaaaattttctctcttacactaatggacactgtgttacacagtgtcgatttgtgtcgtagctggaaagcactgactgtgttacacagtgtcgacttgtgtcgtagctggaaagcccccgaagtattttttaattcggCATACTTCACTTTTCAAAATGTTACCAGCTTTCAAAATGTTACcagaaagaattaaatttcattacttttttaacaCTATGTATGTGTATCAATaggaattttatacaaatgttatagaatcatatataattttatatttactacgaTTACAATTATGCAAGtacaacattaatatttacatttgtctattactgtattttaatttattttttaattttttagcatTTATTCCATATATTTTCAATCTATCTGCATTCAAAGACATGGTTGGATCATCATCTGGTTTGTGCTTTCcagtatttatttgattaaattgagaGCTTTTAttgtttctgtttttctttcGGCTTGCagatttattgataattttttcatcattattttctttaatattagtctctgtttttatttgaaaatctttttTCGTTGCGTTATCTATCTTCATTTTCTTAGAAATCAAAGCGTTGCCATCggctgttaatttatttttccgtttctgcttttttatcttatttactACGTTTCCTTCTTgctcacttttatttttttcatctttctttccaaattcgtttttttcttctttctcttccaaTTCACTAAACATACAACATTAGTACGCGATCATATAGTACATACGTGTAGcagcatattatattatatatattcttaatttccATTTAATACTTACGTATATAAGCTCTTAAGAATTTTTCGCTTATGTGCTTCATTCTttgctttttctttatatattcgAACTTCATTCTTTTCTACATGTTCTGGTTTATGTTTAAGAGTTTGTCTTAAGGGACACCATCTATTCAATTCCTTATCATCGGCCATTAAAATCTTGaaatgtagaaatatatttattaaattactgttataaataattttaaattaaactattcttattcttaaaatatatagtaaaatttcatataattgaCACGTACTTCTTCAATACTTAAACCATAATCATTTGGAACTACTTTACGATATTTAAATCTACAAGGCAAATCTCCGATCATATCCTCATAATCCAATGAGTAATATTGATCAAAATAATGTGCATACGAAGGATATTGTTTGGGATCAAATTTGGGCTTCTCCTTTGCTATAAGCTCAGCGAATTTAGAGCGCCGCCttcgttttctctttttcgtATTTTCAATAAGTTCAGATTGTAAGTCTCGAGATTCTGGGTCGTAATCCGCATCCATCTATAATCAGACAACTAGTGAAattcttatacaatatatattagcAAAAATATACAGACTGTCCGACAATAGGTGAGAGATAATTTAAGGAGTGATTCTAGGTGATACAATaacaaaaatcaagaataataaaattgtttcaatatttaacattttggccaaattttttaatttatcgattgatcaatcacattatgcgcaaatgcaactttattctgtaaaagctgcattttgcgcataatgcaattcaatcgatgaattaaaaaattcgtcCTTTGTATCagagtattattaaaatagttatcACTTTAACattgtgatattttactatTCCAGATTAACctaaaaattatgtttcaagACTGAAAGTAACAAGCAGTTCAAAGAACTAGTGTATATAAAATcccataaaaaatgtttgatataaCAATAAGCTCTTACTATATCTTGTGCTGTtgactttctttttaattgtattatacacaTCATTTGTATTATCACATCAtgggtttattttaattattttgtttcaaatatttatgtaaaaaagtgTTTAAAGCACGTggatatttatgtataattaaaaaaataaaattttgaaattttgttactCTTGATTCTATAATTTGGAATATTCACATAAAAAGTGCCTAAATAcacatgtaaatatttaaatttttacaattaaaaaacaaagcGTTAATCGCAATTTTGTCATTTCTAATTTTccttattttatcattttaaatcaCTCCTTAAAAATTTTCTCCCTATCTATTGCCGAACATCTTTTATAATACACTATAAGCACATTAAAATCTGGATCTTCACAATGAGGTTCTTCTTCATATGCAGCTTCCATGTCAATTTTATCTGTAGTTGGATCATATGTGTCCCATTTGGGTTCAATACCCAGTTCTTCATCGATCTCTGGAAATTCTGGCTTCTGCATCTCATCCTCACCACCAGCATAATATGTGTCATTAAAAATTTCCTTCATTCTTTTATCGTGTTCATTTGGATCGAAATCAGAATCAAAATCAACATTATCAAAGCACATATCATCATTTCCTACAATTAATACAGATATAACATAATGCcgaataatttgatataaattttctatatttggAAATTGAAAGTTATGTTACCAGTAATTTCTCtcaatttttctatcttttcttctatctcttttctctTCAATACCTTCAGTTGTTTTAATTCCTCTCTCTTTTGCTGTTTCTCTTGCTCCTTTCTCTCCTTAATTTCTGCTCTTTTCTGAGCTCTGCGGGTATCTTTCTTCCGCATTGAGTTTTCCATCGTCCGTGGATATcttaataaaacgtaaaattcatgaacagatataaaattatacaatagctcatattataattaactttcaGAGTAAACACGTTTTTTCCGGTACTTTTTCAATGAACACGTgagtttgttatttttacaatactattttctcaatttttaaatattaaaaatgtttaaatattaaggtattttaaaaaaatctaaaaaaattcatgaaacatctatctacatTGTAGATAatgatttcataatttattttgattaac
The window above is part of the Solenopsis invicta isolate M01_SB chromosome 8, UNIL_Sinv_3.0, whole genome shotgun sequence genome. Proteins encoded here:
- the LOC105204922 gene encoding protein KRI1 homolog, which translates into the protein MSLLFNGDNSDSDGELKINAEYASIYDNFRQKEELHKLKARYGEDAVLSEDESSDSSSSDEDENIQNPEFDKQFFLTLACLKSKDPSTYNEKIKSCNDTSKPETSESAKVKGKEKEKSKKEKPLSLRDYERKIILERDGRFSSSEDEDEIKQKVKSKIPTYVEEQKELKDSFRHALKDEDDDGDNDFLKIKQKTEDEKHKEEDAYKEWLKGQEVEIDSNDKEMLKPLRDFWLDPNLDPNEKFLRDYILNNKYMDKESYGVDLEYNQVVHDSDENLSEDEKTIQKQEEFEWKYNFRFEEPDQEFIKRYPRTMENSMRKKDTRRAQKRAEIKERKEQEKQQKREELKQLKVLKRKEIEEKIEKLREITGNDDMCFDNVDFDSDFDPNEHDKRMKEIFNDTYYAGGEDEMQKPEFPEIDEELGIEPKWDTYDPTTDKIDMEAAYEEEPHCEDPDFNMDADYDPESRDLQSELIENTKKRKRRRRSKFAELIAKEKPKFDPKQYPSYAHYFDQYYSLDYEDMIGDLPCRFKYRKVVPNDYGLSIEEILMADDKELNRWCPLRQTLKHKPEHVEKNEVRIYKEKAKNEAHKRKILKSLYTELEEKEEKNEFGKKDEKNKSEQEGNVVNKIKKQKRKNKLTADGNALISKKMKIDNATKKDFQIKTETNIKENNDEKIINKSASRKKNRNNKSSQFNQINTGKHKPDDDPTMSLNADRLKIYGINAKKLKNKLKYSNRQM